The Saccharopolyspora gloriosae genome window below encodes:
- a CDS encoding ADP-ribosylglycohydrolase family protein yields the protein MPPPSTVVDRAVGCLLGGALGDALGAPVEFQQLDGIRAEHGEQGITEPPPQALLGDATQMTLFTGEGYLSAWTQGNNGGQWRPVETVTAAYRRWLITQQESKPPPGATGLLAEGELYASRAPGLTSLRALGEPELGSPDRPRNSSKGCGGVDRSTPVGFAPSATIAYGLGCRLAALTHGGGGGWASAGTLSLIVHLIAVQGRRLPDAVDQATGRVLRDDGETAGLLAEASTLSRLGASVSHVERLGQGWIGPEALAIGAYCALALPRPEQFPDALRLAANHSGHSDSTAAITGAILGARHGTAALPRQWLSRLELADVIERIGHDIGASCTGEKFNERRYLGLDPPPAP from the coding sequence GTGCCCCCACCGTCCACAGTGGTCGATCGGGCCGTGGGCTGCCTGCTCGGCGGGGCTCTCGGCGACGCGCTCGGAGCACCGGTCGAGTTCCAGCAGCTGGACGGGATCCGCGCCGAGCACGGCGAGCAGGGCATCACCGAGCCGCCTCCGCAAGCCCTGTTGGGCGACGCCACGCAGATGACGCTGTTCACCGGCGAGGGCTACCTCAGCGCGTGGACCCAGGGCAACAACGGCGGCCAGTGGCGACCCGTCGAAACGGTCACGGCCGCCTACCGCCGCTGGCTGATCACCCAGCAGGAGTCCAAGCCGCCGCCGGGCGCGACCGGTCTGCTCGCCGAGGGCGAGCTGTACGCGAGCCGCGCGCCCGGGCTCACCAGCTTGCGCGCGCTGGGCGAACCGGAGCTCGGCAGCCCGGACCGCCCGCGCAACAGCTCGAAGGGCTGCGGCGGCGTGGACCGCAGCACGCCGGTCGGTTTCGCCCCCAGCGCGACCATCGCCTACGGGCTCGGCTGCCGGCTCGCCGCGCTCACCCACGGCGGCGGCGGTGGCTGGGCGTCGGCGGGCACGCTGTCGCTGATCGTGCACTTGATCGCCGTGCAGGGCAGGCGGTTGCCGGACGCGGTGGACCAGGCGACGGGGCGCGTGCTGCGCGACGACGGGGAGACCGCGGGCCTGCTCGCGGAGGCCTCCACGCTGTCCCGGCTGGGCGCTTCCGTCTCGCACGTGGAACGGCTCGGGCAGGGCTGGATCGGCCCGGAAGCCCTGGCCATCGGCGCGTACTGCGCGCTGGCGCTGCCCCGGCCGGAGCAGTTCCCGGACGCGCTGCGCCTGGCCGCGAACCACTCCGGGCACAGCGACAGCACGGCCGCGATCACCGGCGCCATCCTCGGCGCCCGCCACGGCACCGCCGCGCTCCCCCGCCAATGGCTGTCCCGCCTGGAACTGGCCGACGTGATCGAACGCATCGGCCACGACATCGGAGCCTCCTGCACAGGCGAAAAGTTCAACGAACGCCGCTACCTGGGCCTGGACCCACCCCCCGCCCCCTGA
- a CDS encoding SAM-dependent methyltransferase — MSTLHHPVEAMPSDMRDSVTTPSAARVYDWYLGGAHNWEIDRAFGQRVVEIVPGMKAYCRANRRFLNRVVRYALDSGIRQFLDLGSGLPTVGNVHEVAELHWSSAPEARDPGDTRVVYVDNDPVVQSLGGLILDREGDPRRHRALRADPIADPGGMWALLDDTGVIRFDEPICMLMLSMLHFSKDAVGPHGALDALRERLPSGSLLAVSHWTTSDATEQEQEENRRLVEAYEQSTHPGQLRSHSEIRAFFGDFAMVEPGLVYAPQWRPDGQEEFTGDPERSRMLAGLARKA, encoded by the coding sequence ATGAGCACACTGCACCACCCCGTCGAGGCGATGCCCTCCGACATGCGCGACAGCGTCACCACGCCCAGCGCGGCGCGCGTCTACGACTGGTACCTCGGCGGGGCGCACAACTGGGAGATCGACCGCGCTTTCGGACAGCGCGTCGTGGAGATCGTCCCCGGCATGAAGGCCTACTGCCGGGCCAACCGCCGCTTCCTCAACCGGGTCGTGCGCTACGCCCTCGACTCCGGCATCCGGCAATTCCTGGACCTCGGCTCCGGCCTGCCCACCGTCGGCAACGTGCACGAAGTCGCCGAGCTGCACTGGAGCTCCGCGCCCGAAGCCCGCGACCCCGGCGACACGCGCGTCGTCTACGTGGACAACGACCCCGTGGTGCAGTCGCTGGGCGGACTCATCCTCGACCGGGAAGGCGACCCGCGACGGCACCGCGCGCTGCGCGCCGACCCGATCGCCGACCCCGGCGGGATGTGGGCGCTGCTGGACGACACCGGGGTGATCCGGTTCGACGAACCCATCTGCATGCTGATGCTGTCGATGCTGCACTTCTCCAAGGACGCCGTCGGCCCGCACGGCGCGCTCGACGCGCTGCGGGAACGGCTGCCCAGCGGTTCGCTGCTCGCCGTGTCGCACTGGACGACCTCCGACGCGACCGAACAGGAGCAAGAGGAGAACCGGCGGCTCGTGGAAGCCTACGAGCAGTCGACCCACCCGGGGCAGCTCCGCTCCCACTCGGAGATCCGGGCGTTCTTCGGGGACTTCGCGATGGTGGAGCCCGGGTTGGTCTATGCGCCTCAGTGGCGGCCGGATGGGCAGGAGGAGTTCACCGGCGACCCGGAACGCTCCCGAATGCTCGCCGGGCTAGCTCGTAAGGCATGA
- the thpD gene encoding ectoine hydroxylase — protein MTVADVTTQDRYPTRRGTESAFIERTDPVVWSGVRAGPATRTDLAAHEAKGFHTVPGLLSPAEVQKYWQELDRLTKDPEVRADERTVVEKDSGQVRSLFEVHRTSELIAELVRDPRVLDRARQILGSEVYVHQSRINYMPGFKGSGFYWHSDFETWHAEDGLPAPRAVSLSVALTDNYPFNGGLMVMPGAHRTYVSCVGRTPGENYKSSLKEQKVGVPGEDDITRLGYEHGIEQFTGYAGSALWFDSNTMHGSGNNITPFPRSNIFIVFNSVRNAPVAPFAADRPRPSFVAARDPSAVVR, from the coding sequence ATGACCGTCGCGGATGTGACGACTCAGGACCGTTATCCGACTCGGCGCGGCACCGAGTCCGCATTCATCGAACGCACCGATCCCGTCGTGTGGTCCGGCGTGCGCGCCGGACCGGCGACGCGGACCGACCTGGCCGCGCACGAGGCCAAGGGATTCCACACCGTGCCGGGTCTGCTGTCCCCGGCGGAAGTGCAGAAGTACTGGCAGGAACTCGATCGGCTCACCAAGGACCCCGAGGTCCGGGCCGATGAGCGCACCGTCGTGGAGAAGGACTCCGGCCAGGTCAGGTCCTTGTTCGAGGTGCACCGCACCAGCGAGCTGATCGCCGAGCTGGTGCGCGACCCGCGAGTGCTGGACCGGGCGCGGCAGATCCTTGGATCCGAGGTCTACGTGCACCAGAGCCGGATCAACTACATGCCGGGATTCAAGGGCAGCGGGTTCTACTGGCATTCCGATTTCGAGACCTGGCACGCCGAAGACGGCCTTCCCGCGCCGCGCGCGGTGAGCCTGTCGGTGGCGCTCACCGACAATTATCCGTTCAACGGCGGATTGATGGTCATGCCGGGCGCGCACCGCACCTACGTGTCGTGCGTGGGCCGCACTCCGGGGGAGAACTACAAATCTTCGCTGAAGGAGCAGAAGGTGGGGGTTCCGGGCGAGGACGACATCACCCGGCTCGGCTACGAGCACGGGATCGAGCAGTTCACCGGGTACGCGGGGTCGGCGTTGTGGTTCGACTCGAACACGATGCACGGGTCCGGCAACAACATCACGCCGTTCCCGCGGTCGAACATCTTCATCGTGTTCAACAGCGTGCGCAACGCGCCGGTGGCGCCGTTCGCGGCGGACCGGCCGCGGCCGAGCTTCGTCGCCGCGCGGGACCCCAGCGCCGTCGTGCGCTGA
- a CDS encoding ectoine synthase gives MFVRSLEEVENTDDDIQTENWRSKRIVLAREKVGFSVHETTLYAGTVNDFWYANHIEAVFVYEGEGELENKSTGEIHQLKPGTLYMLNEHDKHQVRPKTDIRTVCVFNPPVTGREVHDENGVYPLIVED, from the coding sequence GTGTTCGTCCGCAGCCTCGAAGAGGTCGAGAACACCGACGACGACATCCAGACCGAGAACTGGCGCAGCAAGCGCATCGTGCTGGCCAGGGAGAAGGTCGGCTTCTCGGTGCACGAGACCACCCTTTACGCCGGTACCGTGAACGACTTCTGGTACGCCAACCACATCGAAGCCGTGTTCGTGTACGAGGGTGAAGGCGAGCTCGAGAACAAGTCGACCGGCGAGATCCACCAGCTCAAGCCGGGCACGCTGTACATGCTCAACGAGCACGACAAGCACCAGGTCCGTCCCAAGACCGACATCCGCACGGTCTGCGTGTTCAACCCGCCGGTGACCGGCCGCGAGGTGCACGACGAGAACGGCGTGTACCCGCTGATCGTGGAGGACTGA
- the ectB gene encoding diaminobutyrate--2-oxoglutarate transaminase, whose product MNDIFASLESEVRSYSRTWPTTFDKAGGSWLYGEDGTPYLDFFAGAGALNYGHNNPRLKRKLIEYIERDGVTHGLDQATAAKREFLETIDEKLLKPRGLDYKVQFPGPTGTNSVESALKLVRKITGRESIISFTNAFHGMTLGSLSVTGNSMKRGGAGIPLVHSTPMPYDNYFDGQYPDFLYFERLLEDSGSGLNEPAAVIVETLQGEGGINSSRPEWLRGLRELCDKHGMLLIVDDVQMGCGRTGPFFSFEEAGITPDIVCLSKSIGGYGMPLALTLIKSEHDVWEPGEHNGTFRGNNPAFVTASEALKLYWSDDALQKSTIAKGERVGQVIGEIADKYEGAQAKGRGLARGLGFEDPETAGKISKAAFDRKLILETSGPQSEVIKIMPPLTVSDEELEQGLQIIVDSVQAVLA is encoded by the coding sequence GTGAACGATATCTTCGCAAGCCTCGAATCCGAGGTCCGCAGTTACAGCCGCACCTGGCCGACGACGTTCGACAAGGCGGGTGGCAGCTGGCTCTACGGCGAGGACGGCACGCCCTACCTGGACTTCTTCGCCGGCGCCGGCGCGCTGAACTACGGCCACAACAACCCGCGGCTCAAGCGCAAGCTCATCGAGTACATCGAGCGCGACGGCGTCACGCACGGGCTCGACCAGGCGACCGCCGCGAAGCGGGAGTTCCTGGAGACGATCGACGAGAAGCTGCTCAAACCGCGCGGGCTGGACTACAAGGTCCAGTTCCCCGGGCCGACGGGCACCAACTCGGTCGAGTCCGCGCTCAAGCTGGTCCGCAAGATCACCGGCCGCGAGTCGATCATCAGCTTCACCAACGCGTTCCACGGCATGACCCTCGGGTCGCTGTCGGTGACGGGCAACTCGATGAAGCGCGGCGGCGCGGGCATCCCGCTGGTGCACTCCACGCCGATGCCCTACGACAACTACTTCGACGGGCAGTACCCGGACTTCCTGTACTTCGAGCGGCTGCTCGAGGACAGCGGCTCCGGCCTGAACGAGCCCGCCGCGGTGATCGTGGAGACCCTGCAGGGCGAGGGCGGCATCAACTCGTCCCGCCCGGAGTGGCTGCGCGGCCTGCGCGAGCTGTGCGACAAGCACGGCATGCTGCTCATCGTCGACGACGTGCAGATGGGCTGCGGGCGCACCGGCCCGTTCTTCAGCTTCGAAGAGGCCGGCATCACCCCGGACATCGTCTGCCTGTCCAAGTCCATCGGCGGCTACGGCATGCCGCTGGCCCTGACGCTGATCAAATCCGAGCACGACGTGTGGGAGCCCGGTGAGCACAACGGCACCTTCCGCGGCAACAACCCCGCGTTCGTGACCGCGTCCGAGGCGCTGAAGCTCTACTGGAGCGACGACGCGCTGCAGAAGAGCACCATCGCCAAGGGCGAGCGCGTCGGCCAGGTCATCGGCGAGATCGCCGACAAGTACGAGGGCGCCCAGGCCAAGGGCCGCGGCCTCGCGCGCGGCCTCGGGTTCGAGGACCCGGAGACCGCGGGCAAGATCTCGAAGGCGGCGTTCGACCGGAAGCTGATCCTGGAGACCTCCGGCCCGCAGAGCGAAGTGATCAAGATCATGCCGCCGCTGACCGTGTCGGATGAAGAGCTCGAACAGGGGCTTCAGATCATCGTCGATTCGGTGCAAGCTGTGCTTGCCTGA
- the ectA gene encoding diaminobutyrate acetyltransferase, producing the protein MTGDKPSHNGDGPNGGRNAGSGSSASGEIGIPVVADGPALYRITRDSQVLDVNSSYAYLLWCRDFAHTTAVAREDGDVVGFVTGYLRPDAPDVLMVWQVAVDASQRGRGVAGKLLGHLLDRLVPEGVRYLETTITADNTASIKLFSALARDRGTELARSELFGAELFPDAHLGEDLYRIGPFAAPGVVAGEAAAAPRPAD; encoded by the coding sequence ATGACCGGCGACAAACCCAGCCATAACGGCGACGGACCGAATGGCGGACGGAATGCAGGGAGTGGTTCTTCCGCTTCCGGTGAGATCGGCATTCCGGTCGTCGCGGACGGTCCCGCACTCTATCGGATCACTCGTGATTCGCAGGTGCTCGATGTGAACTCGTCCTACGCGTACCTGTTGTGGTGCCGGGACTTCGCGCACACCACCGCGGTGGCGCGGGAGGACGGCGACGTGGTCGGTTTCGTCACCGGCTACCTGCGCCCGGACGCCCCGGACGTGCTGATGGTCTGGCAGGTCGCCGTGGACGCCTCGCAGCGCGGCCGCGGTGTGGCGGGCAAGCTGCTCGGGCACCTGCTCGACCGGCTGGTGCCGGAAGGCGTCCGCTACCTGGAGACGACCATCACCGCCGACAACACCGCCTCGATCAAGCTGTTCTCGGCGCTGGCCAGGGACCGCGGCACCGAGCTCGCCCGCAGCGAGCTGTTCGGCGCCGAGCTGTTCCCGGACGCGCACCTGGGCGAGGACCTCTACCGGATCGGCCCGTTCGCGGCCCCCGGTGTCGTGGCAGGTGAGGCCGCCGCGGCGCCACGTCCGGCGGACTAG
- a CDS encoding trypsin-like serine protease — protein sequence MSLARVLTGAAGLALAAAAFAVPAQAAAPAAPAPIDMQPMIIDGEEATDAPWAVRLLNDGQEACTATAISADWVLTAQHCVEGAGDAISFKVGSLNQHEGQEVKAKAGGVHVHDSVDLALVNVDTPMNVEFSPLGSTGDVNNGDTVQVYGWGATCTDQPEAQCQAENLKVADVKVTDIACTDYRGGTAVCADRVNGITAGGDSGGPMFSNGTQVGVASTSDRATSTAYTNVTEYRDWIKETAGV from the coding sequence GTGTCCCTGGCACGAGTGCTGACCGGAGCGGCGGGCCTGGCCCTGGCCGCCGCCGCCTTCGCCGTTCCCGCCCAGGCCGCCGCCCCCGCGGCGCCCGCCCCCATCGACATGCAGCCGATGATCATCGACGGCGAGGAGGCCACGGACGCTCCTTGGGCCGTTCGCCTGCTCAACGACGGCCAGGAGGCCTGCACCGCGACCGCCATCTCCGCCGACTGGGTGCTCACCGCGCAGCACTGCGTGGAAGGCGCCGGCGACGCGATCAGCTTCAAGGTCGGCAGCCTGAACCAGCACGAGGGCCAGGAGGTCAAGGCCAAGGCCGGCGGCGTGCACGTGCACGACAGCGTCGACCTCGCGCTGGTCAACGTCGACACCCCGATGAACGTCGAGTTCTCGCCGCTCGGCTCCACCGGTGACGTCAACAACGGCGACACCGTCCAGGTCTACGGCTGGGGCGCGACCTGCACCGACCAGCCCGAGGCCCAGTGCCAGGCCGAGAACCTGAAGGTGGCCGACGTCAAGGTCACCGACATCGCCTGCACCGACTACCGCGGCGGCACCGCGGTCTGCGCCGACCGCGTCAACGGCATCACCGCCGGTGGCGACTCGGGCGGCCCGATGTTCTCCAACGGCACCCAGGTCGGCGTGGCCTCCACGAGCGACCGCGCGACCTCGACGGCGTACACGAACGTCACCGAGTACCGCGACTGGATCAAGGAGACCGCCGGCGTCTGA
- a CDS encoding VOC family protein: protein MEITSYPPGTPCWVDLNTADPGSASEFYAELFGWTVHDSGPEAGGYLICQRGGKPIAGIGPQDEPRQGPTFWTTYVATTDADASAEAVRNAGGQVHLNPMDVFDAGRMALCSDPTGAAVALWQPNQHPGSTVVNEPGTPCWHELATREPDRATEFYRAVFGWDAAPQAVGDTEYRLLRLGGRKIGGMIRIDESWPAEVPAHWLVYFAVPDTDRALADVTRLGGATVVDPVDIEPGRFAVVHDPAGGIFGIIHLNPAG from the coding sequence ATGGAGATCACGTCGTACCCGCCCGGCACGCCCTGCTGGGTGGATCTCAACACCGCCGACCCCGGTTCGGCCTCGGAGTTCTACGCCGAGCTGTTCGGCTGGACCGTGCACGACTCCGGTCCCGAAGCGGGCGGCTACCTGATCTGCCAGCGAGGCGGCAAGCCGATCGCGGGCATCGGCCCGCAGGACGAACCCCGGCAGGGCCCCACGTTCTGGACCACCTACGTGGCCACGACCGACGCGGACGCCTCCGCCGAAGCCGTCCGGAACGCGGGCGGCCAGGTGCACCTGAACCCGATGGACGTGTTCGACGCGGGCCGGATGGCGCTGTGCTCGGACCCGACCGGCGCGGCCGTCGCGCTGTGGCAGCCGAACCAGCACCCAGGCTCGACCGTCGTCAACGAGCCCGGCACCCCCTGCTGGCACGAACTGGCCACCCGCGAACCCGACCGCGCCACCGAGTTCTACCGCGCGGTGTTCGGCTGGGACGCGGCACCGCAGGCCGTCGGCGACACCGAGTACCGGCTGCTGCGACTGGGCGGCCGAAAGATCGGCGGGATGATCCGGATCGACGAGAGCTGGCCGGCCGAAGTGCCCGCGCACTGGCTGGTGTACTTCGCCGTCCCGGACACCGACCGCGCCCTCGCCGACGTCACCCGCCTCGGCGGCGCCACCGTCGTCGACCCGGTCGACATCGAACCCGGCCGCTTCGCCGTGGTCCACGACCCGGCGGGCGGCATCTTCGGGATCATCCACCTCAACCCCGCGGGGTGA
- a CDS encoding SseB family protein produces the protein MGNDDRTRKNAGKALASLHKGLGVRRADLHARLGPELRGILRITGTDAAGVQEQLARWLDAWLAKLAPELTRIAEVSYNLPPHQGLNGLTYGKRVAALSAELGAGFSTRTIERRMDEIIEHLQGCLDQQCRSPKAPEPGTARQLEPAPGNALAPRPEPGRGGVDDALRALHDPRSTVRRAIDCFLAHDVHVPCSPAGGLAAVRAAGRSTWVCAFTRADLLEDYRRASSAPWATGSHRLLGADLVRTATRTSDPMGILLNPCAGEPMALTGTMSIPPVLTAEIRETLRSE, from the coding sequence ATGGGGAACGACGACAGAACCCGCAAGAATGCGGGAAAGGCGCTGGCGTCGCTGCACAAGGGGCTCGGGGTGCGGCGCGCGGACCTGCACGCTCGCCTGGGACCCGAGCTGCGCGGCATCTTGCGGATCACCGGGACGGACGCGGCGGGCGTGCAGGAGCAGCTGGCGCGGTGGCTGGACGCATGGCTGGCGAAATTGGCCCCCGAGCTGACCCGCATCGCCGAGGTGTCCTACAACCTCCCGCCGCACCAGGGGCTCAACGGGCTCACCTACGGCAAACGCGTCGCGGCGCTGTCGGCCGAGCTCGGCGCGGGGTTCTCCACGCGCACCATCGAGCGGCGGATGGACGAGATCATCGAGCACCTCCAAGGGTGCCTCGACCAGCAATGCCGCTCGCCGAAGGCGCCCGAGCCCGGTACGGCGCGACAACTCGAACCCGCGCCGGGCAACGCCCTGGCACCGCGGCCCGAGCCGGGGCGCGGCGGGGTCGACGATGCGCTGCGGGCGCTGCACGATCCGCGTTCGACGGTGCGCCGCGCGATCGACTGCTTCCTCGCCCACGACGTCCACGTGCCGTGCTCGCCCGCGGGCGGGCTGGCCGCGGTCCGGGCGGCGGGCCGCAGCACGTGGGTGTGCGCGTTCACCCGGGCGGACCTGCTGGAGGACTACCGGCGGGCCTCCTCGGCACCGTGGGCCACCGGGTCCCACCGGCTGCTCGGAGCCGACCTGGTGCGCACCGCGACGCGGACTTCGGATCCGATGGGAATTCTGCTGAACCCGTGCGCCGGAGAACCGATGGCGCTCACCGGGACGATGAGCATTCCACCTGTGCTCACCGCCGAGATCCGCGAAACGCTGCGGTCCGAGTAG
- a CDS encoding type VII secretion target: MAELDDSAGRLFASPEELHRSANTAQHIIDDFREQTVRKFQLNPEQAGNDELTRALQAFQEDSSRAGTELAGEAAELTDRLRATADDYARIDADLERALITALDRG, encoded by the coding sequence ATGGCCGAGCTGGACGATTCCGCGGGGCGGCTTTTCGCCTCTCCGGAAGAACTGCACCGGAGCGCGAACACCGCGCAGCACATCATCGACGACTTCCGAGAACAGACCGTTCGCAAATTTCAGCTCAACCCGGAACAGGCGGGGAACGACGAATTGACCCGGGCGCTCCAGGCCTTCCAGGAGGACTCCTCCCGAGCCGGCACCGAACTCGCCGGCGAAGCGGCCGAACTCACCGACCGGCTGCGCGCCACCGCCGACGACTACGCGCGGATCGACGCCGACCTGGAACGAGCGCTGATCACCGCGCTCGACCGCGGCTAG
- a CDS encoding putative T7SS-secreted protein — MIQPPSDEPPLPGNAPGIVTECDRLRTLADHLDQTGRALRDVRVESWSGRARDRFDAAQYELSKRWRQSADAHYAAADALGEYQVTLENLQQLARSEAADAAGDPVRQAAAAELIRRWRMQQDEAGRRAARAILRAGEDLATLPPVLPEAAPPPPLRALPPPAPAAEPPRGAEPEPEPEPAHAPEPVEVPDAAPPLVLESLHPDTTAHDLHAYQRELLRLNEDVLAAWADPGRRFAIPIP, encoded by the coding sequence ATGATCCAGCCACCCTCCGATGAGCCGCCGCTGCCCGGCAACGCCCCGGGCATCGTCACCGAATGCGATCGGCTGCGGACACTGGCCGACCACCTCGACCAGACCGGGCGCGCGCTGCGCGACGTGCGGGTCGAGTCGTGGTCGGGACGAGCCCGAGATCGCTTCGACGCGGCCCAGTACGAGCTGAGCAAGCGGTGGCGGCAGTCCGCCGACGCGCACTACGCCGCCGCCGACGCGCTCGGCGAGTACCAGGTGACGCTGGAGAACCTCCAGCAGCTCGCGCGGTCCGAGGCCGCCGACGCCGCGGGCGACCCGGTGCGGCAGGCCGCCGCCGCGGAGCTGATCCGCCGCTGGCGGATGCAGCAGGACGAAGCCGGGCGCCGGGCGGCGCGCGCGATCCTGCGCGCCGGTGAGGACCTGGCCACGCTGCCGCCGGTGCTGCCCGAAGCCGCTCCCCCGCCGCCGCTGCGGGCGCTTCCGCCGCCGGCACCCGCAGCGGAACCTCCGCGGGGAGCCGAGCCCGAACCCGAGCCGGAGCCCGCTCACGCGCCCGAGCCGGTGGAGGTGCCCGACGCCGCGCCACCGCTGGTGCTGGAGTCGTTGCACCCGGACACGACGGCGCACGACCTGCACGCCTACCAGCGCGAACTGCTCCGGCTCAACGAGGACGTCCTCGCGGCGTGGGCCGACCCGGGCCGCCGGTTCGCCATTCCGATCCCGTGA
- a CDS encoding threonine/serine exporter family protein, whose product MGITQRARGVLRRREPAETVGTRNAVYGPALPEESTVHLVMDLGLRIGEVQMASGAGASDVTATIIGVVSAYGLPHCEVDVIYTSITVSCYRGTEEVPITSLRVVRNRSIDYTRLSDVEDLVRKITAGSISASEAYAELDKITSAPHPFPRWVATLAWAGMAASLSVLLGGGDPRLALVAAVATALVDRIGRMLNKRALPFFFQQAVGGVIATSIALACSELDLLASPALAVAASIIVLLSGMTVVGSMQDAITGYNVTAAGRIAELALMSAGLIAGVVLALYTGVEIFGAVNQGSDLREVGAAQIDSSQPLMIPIQVLAGASTSACFALASYAPPRPLIIAGLGGAVAAGVSGLLVSDLVGVHPVLAGAIATTVVGFAGGITTRHFGIPTLVIAVSGVAPLLPGLATYRGLYEIAVAGNPSGMSTLMVAAATGLALGAGVVLGEYLAQPVRTRLGRLERRIAGPRLSGPLRPTRRRLE is encoded by the coding sequence GTGGGAATCACGCAGCGCGCCCGAGGTGTGCTGCGGCGGCGCGAGCCGGCCGAGACGGTCGGGACGCGCAACGCCGTTTACGGGCCGGCACTGCCCGAGGAATCAACGGTCCATCTGGTGATGGACCTGGGGCTGCGCATCGGCGAGGTCCAGATGGCCAGCGGCGCGGGCGCCTCCGACGTGACCGCGACGATCATCGGTGTGGTCAGCGCGTACGGCTTGCCGCACTGCGAGGTCGACGTGATCTACACGTCGATCACCGTCTCCTGCTACCGGGGCACCGAAGAGGTGCCGATCACCTCGCTGCGCGTGGTGCGCAACCGGTCCATCGACTACACGCGGCTGTCCGACGTGGAGGACCTGGTCCGCAAGATCACCGCCGGTTCGATCTCCGCGTCCGAGGCCTACGCCGAACTGGACAAGATCACCTCCGCGCCGCACCCGTTCCCGCGCTGGGTGGCGACCCTGGCGTGGGCAGGGATGGCGGCCTCGCTGTCGGTGCTGCTCGGTGGCGGCGATCCGCGGCTGGCGCTGGTGGCCGCGGTGGCGACGGCGCTGGTCGACCGGATCGGCCGGATGCTGAACAAACGGGCGCTGCCGTTCTTCTTCCAGCAGGCGGTGGGCGGCGTCATCGCCACGAGCATCGCGCTGGCCTGCTCCGAACTCGACCTGCTGGCGAGTCCGGCGCTGGCGGTGGCGGCGAGCATCATCGTGCTGCTGTCCGGGATGACCGTCGTCGGTTCGATGCAGGACGCGATCACCGGCTACAACGTGACCGCCGCCGGGCGCATCGCGGAGCTCGCGCTGATGTCGGCGGGCCTGATCGCCGGAGTGGTGCTGGCGCTCTACACGGGCGTGGAGATCTTCGGCGCGGTCAACCAGGGCAGCGACCTCCGGGAGGTCGGTGCCGCGCAGATCGACTCGTCGCAGCCGCTGATGATCCCCATCCAGGTGCTGGCGGGCGCGTCGACCTCGGCGTGCTTCGCGCTGGCCAGCTACGCCCCGCCTCGCCCGCTGATCATCGCGGGGCTCGGCGGCGCCGTCGCGGCGGGCGTGTCCGGACTCCTCGTCAGCGACCTGGTGGGGGTGCACCCGGTGCTGGCGGGCGCGATCGCCACGACCGTCGTCGGTTTCGCCGGTGGCATCACCACCCGGCACTTCGGGATTCCGACGCTGGTGATCGCGGTGTCCGGCGTGGCTCCGCTGCTGCCCGGCCTGGCCACCTACCGCGGCCTGTACGAGATCGCGGTGGCGGGCAACCCCTCGGGCATGTCGACCCTGATGGTGGCCGCGGCGACCGGCCTGGCCCTGGGCGCGGGCGTGGTGCTCGGCGAGTACCTCGCCCAGCCCGTGCGGACCCGCCTGGGCAGGCTCGAACGCCGCATCGCGGGTCCCCGCCTGTCCGGTCCGCTGCGCCCCACCCGCCGTCGGCTGGAGTGA